In a genomic window of Diabrotica undecimpunctata isolate CICGRU chromosome 2, icDiaUnde3, whole genome shotgun sequence:
- the LOC140434407 gene encoding uncharacterized protein isoform X2 codes for MDLFPDNISPVVDIQECPFDVTGYGMLIMKDKFKLKKPMKRKNVLVFMFERIIIITAEEQPDTYYYLGSIKMCDLGMSTSPKMNRILLNDFNKNKHRQSHLNIEYNLKTKDEEIAHKWRYAIQKCLWKELLTAREKSREDLTDI; via the exons atggacTTATTCCCGGATAACATTTCTCCAGTGGTTGATATCCAAGAATGCCCATTCGATGTTACAGGATACGGAATGCTGATCATGAAAGACAAGTTTAAACTTAAGAAACCAATGAAGAGGAAAAATGTTTTGGTTTTTATGTTTGAGAGAATTATTATCATAACAGCA GAAGAACAGCCCGACACATACTACTATTTAGGCAGCATCAAAATGTGTGATTTGGGTATGTCTACGTCTCCCAAAATGAATAGAATTTTGCtgaatgattttaataaaaataaacacagACAATCCCACTTAAATATAGAGTATAACCTTAAAACTAAGGACGAAGAAATTGCTCATAAATGGAGATATgccattcaaaaatgtttatgGAAAGAACTGCTAACGGCTAGAG
- the LOC140434407 gene encoding uncharacterized protein isoform X1 → MEGPELRRNSKRRSKLKFSSFTSYFRSSKTGNDLISSPTNFEKMDLFPDNISPVVDIQECPFDVTGYGMLIMKDKFKLKKPMKRKNVLVFMFERIIIITAEEQPDTYYYLGSIKMCDLGMSTSPKMNRILLNDFNKNKHRQSHLNIEYNLKTKDEEIAHKWRYAIQKCLWKELLTAREKSREDLTDI, encoded by the exons ATGGAAGGTCCTGAATTGAGGAGAAACTCGAAGAGACGATCCAAACTAAAATTTTCATCATTCACCTCATATTTTAGATCGAGTAAGACGGGAAATGACTTAATATCCTCCCCGActaattttgaaaaaatggacTTATTCCCGGATAACATTTCTCCAGTGGTTGATATCCAAGAATGCCCATTCGATGTTACAGGATACGGAATGCTGATCATGAAAGACAAGTTTAAACTTAAGAAACCAATGAAGAGGAAAAATGTTTTGGTTTTTATGTTTGAGAGAATTATTATCATAACAGCA GAAGAACAGCCCGACACATACTACTATTTAGGCAGCATCAAAATGTGTGATTTGGGTATGTCTACGTCTCCCAAAATGAATAGAATTTTGCtgaatgattttaataaaaataaacacagACAATCCCACTTAAATATAGAGTATAACCTTAAAACTAAGGACGAAGAAATTGCTCATAAATGGAGATATgccattcaaaaatgtttatgGAAAGAACTGCTAACGGCTAGAG